A single window of Oncorhynchus keta strain PuntledgeMale-10-30-2019 chromosome 34, Oket_V2, whole genome shotgun sequence DNA harbors:
- the LOC118373242 gene encoding pyruvate kinase PKM isoform X1: MGARIRRYSDVMPLPDSFIQKQQLDASMADTFLEHLCLLDIDQEPITARNTSIICTIGPASRSIAKLQEMVKAGMNIARLNFSHGSHEYHGETIKNIREAVETITTDPLYYRPVAIALDTKGPEIRTGLVRGTAEQEVELERGASVRVVTGEGDRDSTDGNVIWVDYPSLPQVLEKGGRIYIDDGLIGLKVLETGPDWVEALVESGGVLGSRKGVNLPGCDLLDMPAVSERDEGDLRFGVAQGVDMVFASFIRCGQDVREVRRALGPFGKDIKVVSKVESRQGVHNFLEILAESDGVMVARGDLGIEIPAEKVFIAQKMMIGRCNSAGKPVICATQMLESMVSHPRPTRAEGSDVANAVLDGADCVMLSGETAKGLFPVESVAMMHSICREAEAAIFQQQLFEELRRLTPLSNDPTEVTAIGAVESSFKCCAGAVIVLTTTGRSAQLLSRYRPRCPIVAVTRSPQVARQAHLLRGVFPVLFHPLPAPVWADDVDNRVNFGMNIGKARGFFKTGDMVIVVTGWIPGSGHTNIMRAVHVP; encoded by the exons ATGGGAG ctcgTATCAGGCGTTACTCTGACGTCATGCCCCTCCCAGACTCCTTCATCCAGAAGCAGCAGCTGGACGCCAGCATGGCCGACACCTTCCTGGAGCACCTGTGTCTGCTGGACATCGACCAGGAGCCAATCACAGCCCGCAATACAAGCATCATCTGCACCATCG ggcctgCGTCTCGCTCCATCGCCAAACTGCAGGAGATGGTGAAGGCAGGAATGAACATCGCTCGACTCAACTTCTCTCATGGCTCTCATGAG TACCATGGTGAGACCATCAAGAACATCCGGGAGGCGGTCGAGACCATAACCACTGACCCTTTATATTACAGGCCGGTAGCCATCGCCTTGGATACCAAAGGCCCTGAAATACGCACAGGCCTGGTTCGAGGG actgcaGAGCAGGAGGTGGAGCTGGAGCGCGGGGCCAGTGTGCGTGTGGTgacaggggagggggacagggacagtaCGGATGGGAACGTAATCTGGGTGGACTACCCCAGTCTGCCTCAGGTCCTGGAGAAAGGAGGAAGGATCTATATCGACGACGGACTCATCGGACTAAAAGTCCTGGAGACAG gtccagaCTGGGTGGAGGCACTGGTAGAGAGTGGAGGTGTTCTGGGCAGCCGTAAGGGGGTCAACCTGCCGGGGTGTGACCTGCTGGACATGCCTGCTGTGAGTGAGCGTGATGAGGGGGACCTGAGGTTCGGCGTGGCCCAGGGGGTGGACATGGTGTTCGCCAGCTTCATCCGCTGTGGCCAGGATGTCAGGGAGGTCCGACGGGCCCTGGGGCCCTTCGGAAAGGACATCAAGGTGGTCAGCAAGGTGGAGAGTCGCCAGGGAGTAcataa tttcttgGAGATCCTGGCGGAGAGTGATGGGGTGATGGTTGCCAGGGGCGACCTGGGCATAGAGATCCCTGCAGAGAAAGTCTTCATCGCTCAGAAGATGATGATTGGACGTTGCAACTCCGCTGGCAAGCCTGTTATCTGTGCCACACAG atgtTGGAGAGCATGGTATCCCACCCCAGGCCTACGCGTGCGGAGGGCAGTGACGTAGCTAACGCAGTGTTGGATGGAGCCGACTGTGTGATGCTCTCTGGGGAGACGGCTAAAGGACTGTTCCCTGTCGAGTCTGTGGCCATGATGCACTCG atCTGCAGGGAGGCAGAGGCAGCCATCTTCCAACAGCAGTTGTTTGAGGAGCTTCGTCGTCTGACCCCTCTGTCCAATGACCCTACTGAGGTCACTGCTATAGGAGCTGTAGAGTCATCCTTCAAATGCTGTGCTGGAGCTGTCATAGTACTCACTACTACTGGCAG gtcaGCCCAGCTTCTGTCCCGGTATCGCCCACGCTGTCCCATCGTCGCGGTAACAAGAAGTCCTCAG gTGGCACGTCAGGCCCATCTGCTGAGGGGTGTGTTCCCAGTGCTGTTCCACCCCCTCCCTGCCCCCGTCTGGGCCGATGATGTAGACAACAGAGTCAACTTCGGCATGAACATAG GAAAGGCCAGGGGCTTCTTCAAGACAGGTGACATGGTGATCGTGGTGACCGGCTGGATCCCTGGTTCTGGTCACACTAACATCATGAGGGCAGTCCACGTGCCCTAA
- the LOC118373242 gene encoding pyruvate kinase PKM isoform X2, whose product MPLPDSFIQKQQLDASMADTFLEHLCLLDIDQEPITARNTSIICTIGPASRSIAKLQEMVKAGMNIARLNFSHGSHEYHGETIKNIREAVETITTDPLYYRPVAIALDTKGPEIRTGLVRGTAEQEVELERGASVRVVTGEGDRDSTDGNVIWVDYPSLPQVLEKGGRIYIDDGLIGLKVLETGPDWVEALVESGGVLGSRKGVNLPGCDLLDMPAVSERDEGDLRFGVAQGVDMVFASFIRCGQDVREVRRALGPFGKDIKVVSKVESRQGVHNFLEILAESDGVMVARGDLGIEIPAEKVFIAQKMMIGRCNSAGKPVICATQMLESMVSHPRPTRAEGSDVANAVLDGADCVMLSGETAKGLFPVESVAMMHSICREAEAAIFQQQLFEELRRLTPLSNDPTEVTAIGAVESSFKCCAGAVIVLTTTGRSAQLLSRYRPRCPIVAVTRSPQVARQAHLLRGVFPVLFHPLPAPVWADDVDNRVNFGMNIGKARGFFKTGDMVIVVTGWIPGSGHTNIMRAVHVP is encoded by the exons ATGCCCCTCCCAGACTCCTTCATCCAGAAGCAGCAGCTGGACGCCAGCATGGCCGACACCTTCCTGGAGCACCTGTGTCTGCTGGACATCGACCAGGAGCCAATCACAGCCCGCAATACAAGCATCATCTGCACCATCG ggcctgCGTCTCGCTCCATCGCCAAACTGCAGGAGATGGTGAAGGCAGGAATGAACATCGCTCGACTCAACTTCTCTCATGGCTCTCATGAG TACCATGGTGAGACCATCAAGAACATCCGGGAGGCGGTCGAGACCATAACCACTGACCCTTTATATTACAGGCCGGTAGCCATCGCCTTGGATACCAAAGGCCCTGAAATACGCACAGGCCTGGTTCGAGGG actgcaGAGCAGGAGGTGGAGCTGGAGCGCGGGGCCAGTGTGCGTGTGGTgacaggggagggggacagggacagtaCGGATGGGAACGTAATCTGGGTGGACTACCCCAGTCTGCCTCAGGTCCTGGAGAAAGGAGGAAGGATCTATATCGACGACGGACTCATCGGACTAAAAGTCCTGGAGACAG gtccagaCTGGGTGGAGGCACTGGTAGAGAGTGGAGGTGTTCTGGGCAGCCGTAAGGGGGTCAACCTGCCGGGGTGTGACCTGCTGGACATGCCTGCTGTGAGTGAGCGTGATGAGGGGGACCTGAGGTTCGGCGTGGCCCAGGGGGTGGACATGGTGTTCGCCAGCTTCATCCGCTGTGGCCAGGATGTCAGGGAGGTCCGACGGGCCCTGGGGCCCTTCGGAAAGGACATCAAGGTGGTCAGCAAGGTGGAGAGTCGCCAGGGAGTAcataa tttcttgGAGATCCTGGCGGAGAGTGATGGGGTGATGGTTGCCAGGGGCGACCTGGGCATAGAGATCCCTGCAGAGAAAGTCTTCATCGCTCAGAAGATGATGATTGGACGTTGCAACTCCGCTGGCAAGCCTGTTATCTGTGCCACACAG atgtTGGAGAGCATGGTATCCCACCCCAGGCCTACGCGTGCGGAGGGCAGTGACGTAGCTAACGCAGTGTTGGATGGAGCCGACTGTGTGATGCTCTCTGGGGAGACGGCTAAAGGACTGTTCCCTGTCGAGTCTGTGGCCATGATGCACTCG atCTGCAGGGAGGCAGAGGCAGCCATCTTCCAACAGCAGTTGTTTGAGGAGCTTCGTCGTCTGACCCCTCTGTCCAATGACCCTACTGAGGTCACTGCTATAGGAGCTGTAGAGTCATCCTTCAAATGCTGTGCTGGAGCTGTCATAGTACTCACTACTACTGGCAG gtcaGCCCAGCTTCTGTCCCGGTATCGCCCACGCTGTCCCATCGTCGCGGTAACAAGAAGTCCTCAG gTGGCACGTCAGGCCCATCTGCTGAGGGGTGTGTTCCCAGTGCTGTTCCACCCCCTCCCTGCCCCCGTCTGGGCCGATGATGTAGACAACAGAGTCAACTTCGGCATGAACATAG GAAAGGCCAGGGGCTTCTTCAAGACAGGTGACATGGTGATCGTGGTGACCGGCTGGATCCCTGGTTCTGGTCACACTAACATCATGAGGGCAGTCCACGTGCCCTAA